Proteins found in one Triticum urartu cultivar G1812 chromosome 4, Tu2.1, whole genome shotgun sequence genomic segment:
- the LOC125553210 gene encoding uncharacterized protein LOC125553210, whose product MAENWVEEGSKNTSAPTSPPSCQTSSTRRSRQRNIFHLLSHREVSPRTKHQAKRHWNKPPTCGAGYSELRYSATDAKHDLFSWAESQSLHRWSAKYCPLMPPPRSTIAAAFSSDGKTLASTHGDHTVKIIDCQTGKCLKVLGGHRRTPWVVRYHPLHSDILASGSLDHEVRLWDANTSDCIGSQDFQRPIASIAFHARGEILAVASGHKLFIWNYNRRGESSAPTIILRTRRSLRAVHFHPHGAPYLLTAEVNNLDSADSQLTHATSTGYSNYPSALFFANINSRGYPHLESNMSSPCLIWPAFLRDDGSLYIPRNDLASGSTNVQQSSSSLAQNVLSSDAENQQSDQSVTPMDVCPGEPSASSDVQMPSTSNSLPLPAIARPSGSAVDRMPVNSFTTSGLDVQMFLRNSEGGNHHHDLFSDSRSWELPFLHGWLMAQSQTGASSSIPIPAGSTRGSNRHYASRPHALASVPGVGNSLLGPQIDEAEARAASLGVGSELATSLFSAGAAELPCTVKLRVWRHDIKNPCVALETKACCLTISHAVLCSEMGAHFSPCGRFLVACVACLLPQTEGDQGSQLPVQYESTGAGTSPTRHPLPSHGVIYELRVYSLEEATFGEILTSRAIRAAHCLTSIQFSPTSEHILLAYGRRHSSLLRSIVMDAETTGIPVYTILEVYRVSDMELVRVLPSAEDEVNVACFHPSPGGGLVYGTKEGKLRILQHNGADAASMGLNCFIEENMLEVQRYALEG is encoded by the exons ATGGCTGAAAATTGGGTAGAAGAAGGCTCGAAAAATACTTCTGCTCCGACGTCGCCCCCTAGTTGTCAAACCTCCTCAACAAGAAGATCAAGGCAAAG AAACATATTCCATCTATTAAGTCATCGAGAGGTGTCTCCTCGAACAAAACACCAAGCTAAAAGGCATTGGAATAAGCCTCCGACTTGCGGCGCTGGTTACAGTGAGTTAAGATATTCAGCTACAGATGCTAAACATGATTTATTTTCGTG GGCAGAATCACAGTCCCTGCATCGTTGGTCTGCAAAGTATTGCCCTCTTATGCCACCCCCTAGGTCAACTATTGCAGCTGCATTCAGTTCGGATGGGAAAACACTTGCATCAACGCA TGGTGACCATACTGTTAAAATAATTGACTGCCAAACAGGGAAATGTTTGAAAGTGTTGGGTGGACATCGGCGCACACCTTGGGTG GTTAGATACCATCCCTTACATTCTGATATACTTGCCAGCGGGAGTTTGGATCATGAAGTCCGTCTTTGGGATGCTAATACCTCAGATTGTATTGGATCTCAGGATTTCC AGAGGCCAATTGCATCCATTGCATTTCATGCAAGGGGGGAGATTCTGGCAGTTGCATCAGGTCACAAA TTGTTCATATGGAACTACAATAGGCGAGGGGAGTCTTCTGCCCCGACCATTATATTAAGAACCCGCCGTTCGTTGAGAGCTGTGCATTTCCACCCTCATGGTGCTCCATATCTTCTTACGGCAGAG GTTAACAATCTTGACTCCGCAGACTCACAGCTGACCCATGCAACATCTACTGGCTATTCAAACTATCCCTCAGCTTTGTTTTTTGCAAACATCAACTCTAGAGGCTATCCACATCTTGAGTCTAATATGTCATCACCTTGCCTAATTTGGCCTGCATTCCTCAGGGATGATGGAAGTCTATATATTCCTCGAAATGACTTGGCTAGTGGTTCAACCAATGTGCAGCAGAGTTCGTCATCTTTAGCTCAAAATGTATTGTCGTCAGATGCTGAAAACCAGCAGTCTGACCAGTCTGTAACCCCTATGGATGTATGTCCAGGGGAACCATCTGCGTCTAGTGATGTTCAAATGCCTTCCACGAGCAACAGCCTGCCACTTCCGGCAATAGCCAGGCCTTCAGGATCTGCTGTTGATCGTATGCCAGTGAATTCATTCACCACTAGTGGGTTAGATGTTCAAATGTTTCTAAGAAATTCAGAGGGTGGAAATCACCATCACGATCTCTTCAGTGACTCGCGTAGCTGGGAGCTGCCTTTTTTGCATGGTTGGTTGATGGCCCAAAGTCAGACAG GTGCTTCTTCATCGATACCGATTCCCGCTGGCAGTACTAGAGGATCAAATCGACACTATGCCTCACGCCCTCATGCTTTGGCCTCTGTACCAGGGGTTGGGAATTCACTTCTGGGTCCACAAATCGATGAAGCTGAGGCTCGTGCTGCGTCCTTAGGTGTTGGATCAGAACTTGCTACCTCACTGTTTTCTGCCGGCGCTGCTGAATTACCTTGTACAGTGAAGCTTAGAGTATGGCGGCATGATATCAAGAATCCATGTGTTGCATTAGAAACCAAGGCATGCTGCTTGACAATCTCTCATGCCGTTCTTTGCAG TGAAATGGGTGCCCATTTCTCCCCTTGTGGACGATTTCTGGTGGCTTGTGTTGCATGTTTGCTGCCTCAAACAGAAGGTGACCAGGGTAGCCAATTACCTGTGCAGTATGAGTCTACAGGAGCTGGAACATCACCAACTCGTCACCCACTTCCCTCCCACGGAGTGATTTACGAGCTTCGGGTTTATTCTCTTGAGGAGGCAAC ATTTGGAGAAATTCTCACGTCCAGAGCAATAAGAGCGGCTCATTGTTTAACTTCCATTCAG TTTTCGCCTACTTCAGAACACATACTATTGGCATATGGACGTCGTCATAGCTCGCTGCTCAGGAGCATTGTTATGGATGCGGAGACGACTGGAATTCCTGTATATACTATCTTAGAG GTTTACAGAGTTTCGGACATGGAGCTGGTAAGAGTTCTTCCTAGTGCTGAAGATGAAGTCAATGTTGCATGCTTTCATCCTTCCCCTGGAGGTGGTCTTGTTTATGGGACTAAG GAAGGGAAGCTCAGGATCCTACAACACAATGGCGCAGACGCTGCAAGCATGGGGCTGAATTGCTTTATCGAGGAAAATATGCTTGAG GTTCAGAGGTATGCGTTGGAAGGCTGA